Within the Kineosporia corallincola genome, the region TGCCGCTCGGCGGCGGTTCCGAGGACCTGACCTCCTACGCCGGCGAGCGGGCCACCGGCCGGTCGGTGCCGGTGCAGTCGGTGGACGCCGACGAGGGCTTCTGGATCGGCACGGCCGGCGACCGGATCTGGGTGCAGCTGGTCGGCCCGCCGCCCGAGTCGCCGTTCCACGTGAAGGCCGGTGACCGGGTCACCTTCACCGGCGAGGTGGTGGCCCACGACTCCGGGTTCGCCGGCCGGGTGGGGGTGAACCGGGCCGAGGGCTCGCGCTCGCTCACCTCCCAGGGCGCCCACATCGACGTGGAGAAGCGCACTCTCAACCTGGCGTCCTGAGGCACTTGAACCGTTGACCACCTGGATCACCCGGACGGGCCAGCAACCAACCCCGGGTTGAGGCTCAGGCGAGCCTCCCGGGTGTCGATACCCACTCCGTGCCCACCGCATCCACGGTCCTCGGGACCACGCTCTCACCCGAGAAGATCGACCCGCAGCCACGGACCGCCAAGCCCGAGTTCCGGCCGGACATCGAGGGTCTGCGCGCGGTCGCGATCATCCTGGTGGTGCTCTACCACTGCGGTGTCACCGCGTTCGGCGGCGGATACGTCGGTGTCGACGTCTTCTTCGTCATCTCCGGATTCCTGATCACCGGCCACCTCGCCCGCGAGGTGCAGGCGACCGGCCGGCTCCAGATCGGCCGGTTCTACGCCCGCCGGGCGATGCGGCTGCTGCCCGCGGCCACGCTGACCATCGTGGCGACCCTGCTCGCCGCCTGGTGGTGGCTGCCGGCGGTACGGCTGAAGGACATCGCCACCGACGGCCTGGCCGCCACCGGCTACGTGCTCAACTACCGGCTGGCCGCCACCGGCACCGAGTACCGCGGGGAAGGCGACCTGCCCTCACCGTTGCAGCACTTCTGGTCGCTCGGTGTGGAGGAGCAGTTCTACCTGGTCATCCCGCTGCTGATGATCGCCACCATGGTGCTGCTGCGGCGCAGGATGGCGTTCGTGGCGCTGCTGCTGGCGATCACCGCGGCATCGTTCGCCTGGTCGGTGCTCTCCACCCCGGACCACGCCAACTGGGCCTACTTCGGCGCCCCGACCCGCGCCTGGGAACTCGGCGTGGGCGCCCTGGTCGCGCTCGCCCTGCCGCTCACACCCCGCCTGCCCGACGTGCTGTGCAGCCTGATCCGGCTGGCCGGCCTGGCGATGATCGTGGTCGCGGCGATGCGTTACGACGACCTGACCACCTTCCCCGGCTACCAGGCCGGGCTGCCGGTGCTCGGTGCCGCGCTGGTGATCGCGGCCGGCCGGGCGGTCAGCGGGCGCCTGCTCACGCACGGCGTGATGCGCGCGATCGGTGCCCGCTCCTACTCCTGGTACCTGTGGCACTGGCCGGTGCTGCTGATCGCGCCGTACGCGCTGGGCGAGGACTTCGGCACCGGCAAGAAGCTCGCCGCCGCCGGATGCGCCTACCTGATGGCGGTGATCAGCTACGCGATGATCGAGCGGCCGTTGCACGAGCTGGGCCGCGAACGCGACGGCTGGGGCTACAACGCCCTGACCGGAGTGGGCCTGATGACGCTCGCCGCCGTCCTGTCGTTGTTGCTGCCCGTGCTGCCCGACCGCACTCCGCTGGGCACCGCGGTGGCCGGCCGGCTGAACCTGACCGGTAGCGCGAGCGCGCAGGAGAAGCAGCTCCAGGCCCGGCTCACCGCCGCCATGCGCAACGACGCCCTGCCGAAGAACCTCACGCCGAGTCTGAAGGCGGCCGCCCGTGACCTGCCGCCGGTCTACTTCGACGGGTGCCACCAGGAGCTCGAGATCAAGACGGTACCGAAGGCCTGTGAGAACTTCGGTGATCCGAAGGGCCGCAAGCAGGTGGTGCTGTTCGGTGACTCGCACGCCGCCCAGTGGTGGCCCGCGATGAACCAGATCGCCAAGAAGGAGCACTGGCGGTTCGCCAGCTTCACCAAGAGCGCCTGCACCGCCGCCGACGTCACCATCTACCTGGAACTGGTGAAGCGGAACTACACCGAGTGCGTGCAGTGGCGGCAGAGCATCCTCACCCGCATCCAGAAGATGAAGCCCGCGATGGTCGTGATGTCGGCCAACGCGGACGGCGGTGAGGCGCTGAACGGCGACGGCTCGCAGGACGACCGGTGGGTCGCCGGCTGGCAGCGCAATGCCGAGGCGATCCAGGCCACGGGAGCCCAGGTGGTCTATCTGGACGACAGCGCCTGGCCCAGCGTGAACGTCCCGGAATGTCTTTCGACCAGGTCGGACGAGATCTCCGAGTGCGCGGCCAGCCGCCGCGAGGCGACCACGGCCCCGGACCGGCGGCAGATGCTCAAGGACATGTTCGAGGACATCGGCGGCACCGTGGTGGACCCGATGCCGTGGTTCTGCGTGAACCAGGGCTGCCCGGTGGTGGTCGGCAACGTGCTGGTGTACCAGGACGAGAGCCACGTGACCCAGGCCTACGCCAGGACCCTGGCGCCGATCATGGACGAGAAACTGGGGCTGAAGTAGCCCTCACTCGTTCAGCCAGCCGTGCCGGCGGGCCAGGGTGACCACCGCGCGGCGCAGCTGGGTGATCTGCTCACCGGTCATGCTGGGCACGGACTCCAGGCACAGTTCGACCAGCTCGCTGCCCAGTGCGTCCGGGCTGACCTGGGCCTGGGCGGTTGGCTGTGTCTGCGGTGCCGTCCGGGTCGATGCGGCCTGGGGGGTGGGGCCTGGCTGGCCGGCCTGGCGTTCGGTGCCGTTGACCGAGCGCTGCGGGGCGATGGTGGCCGGGTGCACGCCGGTGGCCGCGGCCACGGTGGCCGGGGTGGCCATCGGCGGCGCGGTGGCCACCGAGCCGTTGCTGCCGTTGGTGCCGTTGGCCCCGGCGTGCACCGGCAGCGGCTGGGCCGGTGGGTGCGACGGGGGTTGCGGCAGCGGGGCCTGGGCGGCGGGCGGGGGCATCGGCGCCGGTTTCGTCACGCTCACGGTGGGTGCCGCGGTGGCGGTCACCGGGGTGCCCGGGGTGCTTGAGGACGGCGAGGGGCGGTTCCGGAGCACCCGGACCGCCGTGGCCTTGAGGCCGCGCTCGCCCTCGATCACGTCGAACTCGACCGGCACGCCCGGGTGGTACTGGTGCTTTTCCGCCAGCAGTGCATTGGCATGCAGAAAGACGTCTTCGCCACCGGCGTCCGGAGCAATGAAGCCGTATCCCCGAATTTCGTCGAACCGCAGTATCTTTCCTGTCGCCACAGCAGTCGCATCCTTCTCGTCGTCAGGTACGCGAGGTGGACGATAATAGCTGAACCGCACCTCGCGGAATCCTTCTGGCCGCCACTCTTCCAGATATCAGAATGCCTGGTCAGGTGGGTTGCGAGAACTCGCCGTCGGGGGCCGGAAATGACTCGCGAGTATCGGCCGGCATAACGATGTCACGGCCTTGGAGAATCTTGTTCAGGCTTGCTGGTAATCACCTGGACGACCAGAAGCGAGTGTCCGGAAACGAGAGATCAGATCGGCCTGGCGGGACGGCAGAAACTCCTGTGCCAGGGCGGTCGCGTCGTCGTACGCGGAGATCAGGAGTTTCCGGGCGATCGGCTGGCCGGTGCTCTCGATCAGGGTGAGCGTGGCCAGGGTCAGGGCGAACCGCAGGCGGGCCGGGAGCGCGGCCGTGTGCAGTTCGCCGTCCCTCGGCAGACTCGGCACGCATTCGCTGAGGGTGCTCATCGCGGCCGAGGCCAGGGCGTGCCGGGTCTGCGGGTCCGGCTCGCGGGCGCAGGCCATCAGGCTGTTCTCGGCATGGGTGACGCGTGGGTCGGCCTCGGTGCGCGGGGCGCGGGTGTGGATCACCTCCAGCCGGTCGAGGTCTTCCGGGCCGGGCCCCGGGTCGGCATGGACGGGGGGCATGTCGAGCTGGTGCAGCATCGGCCGGGGCGCCGGTGGTGGCTGGAAGTCGTGCGTGCGCGCGGCCCGGTCCCGCCGTGAGCCCGGCGCGGGGATGACCCGGCCGGTCGGGCGGGGCATGACGACCGCTGGGCGGGGTGCGGGGGGTGGCTGGTCCGGCGGTGCCACTGGGTTCGGGGACATCGCTTGGTTCGGGGACGCTGCGGGGTTCGGGGACGCTGTTGGTTTCCGGGACGTCGGTGGTGGCGTCGGTGGGGCCGGGAAGGGAGCGGTGTTTCCGACGGGTTCGGCCGCCGGTGCCGAGATGCCCCGGGACTGCCGTCCGGAGAGGTTGTTCCGGGGTGACGGGCTCGGGGGCGGTTCGGCGGGGGACGTCGGTTCCCGGTCGGTCATGGGCGGCGAGATGGCGCGGCGAGACGCCGTGTTCCGGCCCGCCGGGCGCGGAGTGGGAGCGGCGGTAGGTGTGGTGCCCTGGTCCGCCGGGCTGCGGGGCGGTGCGTCCGGGGCGGTCTTCCGGTCGGCGGCGTTGCGCGCGGCCGAGGTGTACCCGCCGGTGACGTAGCCACCGCTCGTGTAGCCACCACTGGTGAAACTGCTCGTGGCGGAACGACTACCACTCGGCTCACGACGCTGGTCACCGCGCCCGGGACGACGAGGACGTGGCGTCGAACGGGGCGGGCGCGGGCGGGACCGCTGGTCGCGTGATGAAGGCTGCTCGGGCGCCTGCGGTGCGGGCGTCAGCGATTCGGGCGTCCTGCGCTCCGCGGCTCGCCGGTCGGGTGCCGGTCGGGGCGGCGGCTGGATCTCGGGCGCCTCCGGGTCGGCCGGTGGTGGCTCCTGCTCGTCCGTCGAGTGCTGGCCGTCCATCGGTTGCGGCGCAGCGGGTCTCGCGGTGACGGCCTGCTCGAACCACGGTGAGGGGGCGAACGGGGGCGCGTCGGAAGGAGGACCGGAGACGGTGGTGATCCGCCGGGCCAGGGCGTCCGGGTGCAGCACCCGGTAGCGCGGTGAGGCGGGTTGGGCCTGGTGGCGGGGGTTGCGCTTGGCGAAGAGGTCGCCGTGCTCGTCGAGAACCAGCATCACGCGGGCCTCGTCGGTCTGGCAGTAGGCGGCCACGGTCGCGGCGTCGAACTCTTTCAGGCCTGCCGCGGTCGACAGCACGTCCACGTCGATCACGGCGGCCCCCTCAAGCTCGTCGGCTACTCCCAGCGATCAGCGTGACCATCTTTCTCGACTCTGGGTGATTGCCCGGAGAGCGACACGCCCCAAAACCAGCCGTGGCCCGAGCCCGGTGACAGGGCTCGGACCACGGTGTGGTTCCGGATCGGGCGATCAGGCGAGGACCTGGCGCACCTCGCCGGAGATCTGGAGGTCTTCCCGGGCACCGATGACGAAGGTGCGCACGGCGGCGCCCTCGGTCGTGATCTCGGTGTCCTGCTTCAGCTTGCCCATCGCGCCGTTGACCGAGTCGTCGATCCGGACCCCGGCCCAGGCCAGCTTCTCGCCCACCAGCCGGCGGATCATCGGCGAGTTCTCGCCCACACCACCGGTGAACACCAGGGCGTCCAGGCCGCCGGCCGATGCGATCATCGAGCCGATGCTGCTGACCAGACGGTGCACGTAGACCTGCATCGTCAGGACGGCCCGCTCGTCACCGGCCTCCACGCCCGCCTCGACGTCACGCATGTCGGCGCTGCCGGCGAGAGCGGTGAGGCCACCGGCCTTCTCCAGCCCTTCCGAGACCTCCTTGGCGGACATCCCGGCCTGCTGCTGGAGCCAGAGCACCATGCCCGGGTCGACCGTGCCCGACCGGGTGGCCATGACCAGGCCCTCCAGCGGGGTGAATCCCATCGTGGTGTCCACACTCTCGCCGCCCTTGATCGCGCAGAGCGAGGCACCGGCACCGAGGTGGCAGTTCACGATGCGCAGTTCGGACGCCGGGCGGCCGACCAGCTGGGGGATCAGGCCGGCCGCGTAGGCGTGGGAGAGGCCGTGGAATCCGTAGCGGCGGATGCTGTGGGCCTCCCGCCACTCGACCGGCACCGCGTAGGTGCTGGCGCCGGCCGAGAGCGTGGCGTGGAACGCGGTGTCGAACGACGCCACCGCGGGCACTCCGGGCAGAACCTTGCCCACCGCCTCCAACCCGGCCAGGGCCTTGGGCTGGTGCAGGGGAGCGAGGGCGGTGAGGTCGGCGATCTGCTCGACGACCTCGTCGGTGATGCGCACGGGACCGCTGAATCGCGTTCCGCCGTGCACGATCCGGTGGCCCACAGCTTCGGGGGCCGGCCATTCCTTCAGGGCGGCTGACAGTTCCGCCGTGTCGAAACCAGAGCTGTCAGCCGGCAGGTCCACGGTTCCGATCGTCTCGTCGTTGTCTCCGAGGAGACGAACCTTGAGGCTGGAGGAACCGGCGTTGACCACCAGAACGTGCATCTTTATTACTCCTGCTCGGTGCTTTTGGCGCCGCTCGCCGTTTCGGTGAGCTCACTGTAGGGCCACGACCAGTTGGCGATCTCGGGGGAGTCCTCGCCGTGTTCGCGGGTGTAGGTACGGGCCTGGATGCGCAGGTCGTCGAGCTTCTGACGCAGGCTGGCCCGGGCGCTGCCGAGCGCCGGAACCCGGTCGATCACGTCCATGACCAGGCGGAACCGGTCCAGGTCGTTCAGCATCACCATGTCGAAGGGCGTGGTGGTGGTGCCCTCCTCCTTGTAGCCGCGCACGTGGATGTTGCTGTGGTTGCGGCGACGGTAGGTGAGCCGGTGGATCAGCGTCGGGTAGCCGTGGTAGGCGAAGATCACAGGCTTGTCGGCGGTGAACAGCGCGTCGAACTCGCTGTCGGACAGGCCGTGCGGGTGCTCCGACTCGGACTGGAGGCGCATCAGGTCGACCACGTTGATCACGCGGACCTTCAGCTCCGGCAGGTACTGGCGCAGCAGGTCGACCGCGGCCAGCGTCTCCAGGGTCGGGATGTCACCGGCGCAGGCCAGCACCACGTCCGGCTCGCCGTCGCAGTTCGACGCCCACTGCCAGATGCCCAGACCCCGCGTGCAGTGCGCGATCGCCTCGTCCATCGTCAGGTAGTTCAGCGCCGGCTGCTTGCCCGCGACGATGACGTTGACGTAGTTCTGGCTGCGCAGAGCGTGGTCCGTCACCGACAGCAGGGTGTTCGCGTCCGGCGGCAGGTACACCCGGACGACCTCTGCCTTCTTGTTCACCACGTGGTCGATGAACCCGGGGTCCTGGTGCGAGAACCCGTTGTGGTCCTGACGCCACACGTGCGACGTGAGCAGGTAGTTCAGCGACGGGATCGGGCGCCGCCAGGGGATCTCCTGGGTCGTCTTCAGCCACTTCGCGTGCTGGTTGAACATCGCGTCGATGATGTGGATGAAGGCTTCGTAGCAGGTGAACAGGCCGTGCCGGCCGGTCAGGTTGTAGCCCTCCAGCCATCCCTGGCAGAGGTGCTCGGAGAGGACCTCCATCACCTGGCCGCTCGGGTCGAGGTGGTCGTCGCCCTCGATCGTGCCGGTGTTCCAGGCCCGGTCGGTGACCTCGAAGACCGGGGAGAGCCGGTTGGAGGCGACCTCGTCCGGCCCGAACAGCCGGAAGTTGTCGGGGTTGGCCTTCATCACGTCGCGCAGCCAGATGCCCATCTGGCGGGTGGCCTCGCTGGACGTGACGGCCGGCTGGTCCACCGGGACCGCGTAGTCACGGAAGTCGGGCAGACGCAGCGAGCGCATCAGCAGACCGCCGTTGGCGTGCGGGTTGGCGCTCATCCGCCGGTTGCCCTCGGGGGCCAGGGCGGCGATCTCCGGCAGCAGTGAGCCGTCCGGGCCGAACAGCTCTTCCGGCTTGTAGCTGCGCAGCCACTTCTCCAGCTCGGCGCGGTGGTCGTCGTCCGTGCGGGTACCGGACAGCGGCACCTGGTGCGAGCGCCAGGAACCCTCGACCTGCTTGCCGTCGACGACCTTGGGGCCGGTCCAGCCCTTCGGGGTGCGCAGGACGATCATCGGCCAGGCCGGCGGCTCTTCGCCCGCCGTGCCGTTGCGGGCGGCCGTCTGGATCGCCTTGATGTCGTCGAGCGAGGCCTCCAGCGCGGCGGCGAAGGCCTGGTGCACCTGCGCCGGGTCGTCACCGGTGACCAGGTACGGCTTGTGGCCGTAGCCCTCCATCAGCGCGACCAGCTGCTTCTCCGGGATGCGGGCGAGCAGGGTGGGGTTGGCGATCTTGTAGCCGTTCAGGTGCAGGACGGGGAGAACCGCACCGTCGCGTCGCGGGTCGACGAACTTGTTCGAGTGCCAGCTCGCGGCCAGCGGGCCGGTCTCGGCCTCACCGTCGCCGACCACGGTCAGGGCGACCAGGTCGGGGTTGTCGAAGATGGCGCCGTAGCCGTGCACCAGGGCGTATCCCAGCTCGCCACCCTCGTGGATGGAACCGGGCGTCTCCGGGGCCACGTGGCTCGGGACGCCGCCGGGGAAGGAGAACTGGCGGAACAGCTTGCGCAGGCCGGTCTCGTCCTGGGTGATGTGCGAGTAGACCTGGGAGTACGTGCCCTCCAGGTAGGCGTTCGCCACCAGTCCGGGGCCGCCGTGACC harbors:
- a CDS encoding acyltransferase family protein, whose protein sequence is MPTASTVLGTTLSPEKIDPQPRTAKPEFRPDIEGLRAVAIILVVLYHCGVTAFGGGYVGVDVFFVISGFLITGHLAREVQATGRLQIGRFYARRAMRLLPAATLTIVATLLAAWWWLPAVRLKDIATDGLAATGYVLNYRLAATGTEYRGEGDLPSPLQHFWSLGVEEQFYLVIPLLMIATMVLLRRRMAFVALLLAITAASFAWSVLSTPDHANWAYFGAPTRAWELGVGALVALALPLTPRLPDVLCSLIRLAGLAMIVVAAMRYDDLTTFPGYQAGLPVLGAALVIAAGRAVSGRLLTHGVMRAIGARSYSWYLWHWPVLLIAPYALGEDFGTGKKLAAAGCAYLMAVISYAMIERPLHELGRERDGWGYNALTGVGLMTLAAVLSLLLPVLPDRTPLGTAVAGRLNLTGSASAQEKQLQARLTAAMRNDALPKNLTPSLKAAARDLPPVYFDGCHQELEIKTVPKACENFGDPKGRKQVVLFGDSHAAQWWPAMNQIAKKEHWRFASFTKSACTAADVTIYLELVKRNYTECVQWRQSILTRIQKMKPAMVVMSANADGGEALNGDGSQDDRWVAGWQRNAEAIQATGAQVVYLDDSAWPSVNVPECLSTRSDEISECAASRREATTAPDRRQMLKDMFEDIGGTVVDPMPWFCVNQGCPVVVGNVLVYQDESHVTQAYARTLAPIMDEKLGLK
- a CDS encoding cold-shock protein, producing the protein MATGKILRFDEIRGYGFIAPDAGGEDVFLHANALLAEKHQYHPGVPVEFDVIEGERGLKATAVRVLRNRPSPSSSTPGTPVTATAAPTVSVTKPAPMPPPAAQAPLPQPPSHPPAQPLPVHAGANGTNGSNGSVATAPPMATPATVAAATGVHPATIAPQRSVNGTERQAGQPGPTPQAASTRTAPQTQPTAQAQVSPDALGSELVELCLESVPSMTGEQITQLRRAVVTLARRHGWLNE
- a CDS encoding acetate/propionate family kinase, with translation MHVLVVNAGSSSLKVRLLGDNDETIGTVDLPADSSGFDTAELSAALKEWPAPEAVGHRIVHGGTRFSGPVRITDEVVEQIADLTALAPLHQPKALAGLEAVGKVLPGVPAVASFDTAFHATLSAGASTYAVPVEWREAHSIRRYGFHGLSHAYAAGLIPQLVGRPASELRIVNCHLGAGASLCAIKGGESVDTTMGFTPLEGLVMATRSGTVDPGMVLWLQQQAGMSAKEVSEGLEKAGGLTALAGSADMRDVEAGVEAGDERAVLTMQVYVHRLVSSIGSMIASAGGLDALVFTGGVGENSPMIRRLVGEKLAWAGVRIDDSVNGAMGKLKQDTEITTEGAAVRTFVIGAREDLQISGEVRQVLA
- a CDS encoding phosphoketolase family protein gives rise to the protein MTESLTRTSAQISENPLTDEELAGIDAYWRAANYLSVGQIYLLDNPLLNEPLVAEHIKPRLLGHWGTTPGLNLIYAHMNRLIKQRDLNAIYITGPGHGGPGLVANAYLEGTYSQVYSHITQDETGLRKLFRQFSFPGGVPSHVAPETPGSIHEGGELGYALVHGYGAIFDNPDLVALTVVGDGEAETGPLAASWHSNKFVDPRRDGAVLPVLHLNGYKIANPTLLARIPEKQLVALMEGYGHKPYLVTGDDPAQVHQAFAAALEASLDDIKAIQTAARNGTAGEEPPAWPMIVLRTPKGWTGPKVVDGKQVEGSWRSHQVPLSGTRTDDDHRAELEKWLRSYKPEELFGPDGSLLPEIAALAPEGNRRMSANPHANGGLLMRSLRLPDFRDYAVPVDQPAVTSSEATRQMGIWLRDVMKANPDNFRLFGPDEVASNRLSPVFEVTDRAWNTGTIEGDDHLDPSGQVMEVLSEHLCQGWLEGYNLTGRHGLFTCYEAFIHIIDAMFNQHAKWLKTTQEIPWRRPIPSLNYLLTSHVWRQDHNGFSHQDPGFIDHVVNKKAEVVRVYLPPDANTLLSVTDHALRSQNYVNVIVAGKQPALNYLTMDEAIAHCTRGLGIWQWASNCDGEPDVVLACAGDIPTLETLAAVDLLRQYLPELKVRVINVVDLMRLQSESEHPHGLSDSEFDALFTADKPVIFAYHGYPTLIHRLTYRRRNHSNIHVRGYKEEGTTTTPFDMVMLNDLDRFRLVMDVIDRVPALGSARASLRQKLDDLRIQARTYTREHGEDSPEIANWSWPYSELTETASGAKSTEQE